In the genome of Syntrophorhabdaceae bacterium, the window GCTCTCTGACACTATCTGCTCTTCCGGCATCAACGCAGACACGTATGTGGTGATCGCAGGGAACACGGATCTGGTCCGGCAACTTGTAAACGCGACCCGCGTCGCCTGGACACTGAAATATGCAGGAGTAAAGCGCCCCGCCATCCTCGATGGGGGTTACAAAATGTGGCTGGTGAAGAACTATCCTGTAACAAAAGACTGGGTCAAACGACCAAAAAGTTACTATAAGTGCAAATGGAACAAAAGTGTGCTGGCGACAAAAGAATATATCACATCCCATTTCAAGGAATTGGCTATCGTTGATACGAGACCGGAAAAGCTATACAGAGGAGAGGTCTCGGATCCCATGCTGAAAAGAAAAGGGCACATCCCCGGAGCGATTAATCTCCCTTACTCACTTGTTTTTCACAGGGACGGGAGCTTCACAAACCCTGATGCCCTCAAGCACATTGCTATGCACAGCGTCGGCAATGACCAGGATAAGGGCATAGTGGTCCTGTGCTGTAACGGACAGTTTGCTTCTTCATGGTGGTTTGTGTTGAGCGAGGTCCTGGGCTACAAAAACGTTTCAATCTATGATGGTTCTATGGAGGAATGGTGTGGAGACAAGGACGCCCCCCTCGTTGAATCAACAGGAGGCAAATAGATTGGGGTCCGTTAATAGAAGGTTTCATTATATCTATGGCCCAGTTCCTTCATGGAGAATAGGGAGTTCCCTTGGCATAGACCTGCTCTCACAAACAGAAAAGATATGCAGCTTTGACTGTGTCTATTGCCAGTTGGGGAAAACGAAGAGCGCTGTTCTCTCGAGGGAGATATATGTCAACGAAGAAGAGATCGTCAAGGAACTGGAGATGCTGCCCCCTGATGTCCGGATAGACTTTTTGACCTTTTCGGGGCGCGGTGAGCCAACCCTGGCAGCGAACCTGGGTGATGCAATAAAGGCTGTGAAAAAAACCCGCGCTGAACCGATAGCCGTTATCACCAATTCATCGATAATAGATCGTAAAGATGTCAGGCAAGAGCTCGCCATGGCAGATTATGTGATCGCCAAACTCGACGGGCCGACACAGGCAGTCTTTGATGCGATCAACCGCCCCTGTAAGTCTGTTGGATTTGATGGGGTTCTTGAAGGCATAAAAAAGTTCAGAGAAGAATATAAGGGAAAACTGGCTTTGCAGCTCATGTTCACAAAGGGGAATGAAAACTGCGCGGCAGAGTTGGCCCATATTGTCAGGGATATCGGTCCCGATGAAGTCCAGCTAAACACCCCTTTAAGAAAGTGCCCGGTCCAGCCTCTTTCGGAAGGCGAATTATCGGCGATACAGAAATTGTTCATAGGTCTTCCGGTCATATCCGTATATAAAAGCCACAAAGTACCTGTAAAGCCCTTAAGCGACCCCGACACGTTACGAAGGAGAGGGAAGATCTGAAGACATAGCGACGAGCATGAGGGAGAGGCTCCACTGGCAAAGCCTCACCCACTTCGTGGGTACCCGGCCTCCTCCTCTCGCTCGTGAACTCGCTGGGTAGATTCACCTTAAACGACACGAGCCAGAAGAGTACCACGTCTTTAGACATGGGTGAATGCGGTCTTTCCCGCAAGGCGCGTATTTATAGTGCCTCGGGCTTGCCCGTGGGAATCTATATACAGCC includes:
- a CDS encoding rhodanese-like domain-containing protein; this translates as MKKHVALALFLMILSAPTILYSEQLPSVVSASWLNENLNNPKLLVLDIRKIEDYREGHIPGALSLTYAAWRTMGESLDCQLPHRDELSDTICSSGINADTYVVIAGNTDLVRQLVNATRVAWTLKYAGVKRPAILDGGYKMWLVKNYPVTKDWVKRPKSYYKCKWNKSVLATKEYITSHFKELAIVDTRPEKLYRGEVSDPMLKRKGHIPGAINLPYSLVFHRDGSFTNPDALKHIAMHSVGNDQDKGIVVLCCNGQFASSWWFVLSEVLGYKNVSIYDGSMEEWCGDKDAPLVESTGGK
- a CDS encoding radical SAM protein, with protein sequence MGSVNRRFHYIYGPVPSWRIGSSLGIDLLSQTEKICSFDCVYCQLGKTKSAVLSREIYVNEEEIVKELEMLPPDVRIDFLTFSGRGEPTLAANLGDAIKAVKKTRAEPIAVITNSSIIDRKDVRQELAMADYVIAKLDGPTQAVFDAINRPCKSVGFDGVLEGIKKFREEYKGKLALQLMFTKGNENCAAELAHIVRDIGPDEVQLNTPLRKCPVQPLSEGELSAIQKLFIGLPVISVYKSHKVPVKPLSDPDTLRRRGKI